A stretch of the Danio rerio strain Tuebingen ecotype United States chromosome 18, GRCz12tu, whole genome shotgun sequence genome encodes the following:
- the si:ch211-174j14.2 gene encoding uncharacterized protein LOC131258413, whose translation MASNWNDNEIKVLLSIRADEEISRHIKGTVSDAVTYDKITNRLHEQGIHRTKSQVISKLKTLMLRLKFLKVNDHHKQSGSGRISWAYFDLCQSIWWSSHSTNPVALSSSLNSVDPETNAPEDSCEGSTSTQMTESEVPPSDAEQMDCVTGFTQSPRKKAKKNKDHIVDSITTVLHTMETSFREQEALRVQEQREYDEMLRKEAKEEQKEERASMMAMWKEMMEFQGNLLKDIMMRPPLATSLPLNPLYQHPHSFNFPSPSTSCMVPYHPPGQDEDASHHPQFKPSFLEDLQD comes from the exons atggcaTCAAACTGGAACGACAATGAAATTAAAGTCCTTCTCTCTATCCGAGCAGACGAAGAAATTAGTCGTCATATAAAAGGAACCGTTAGTGATGCGGTAACCTATGATAAAATAACAAACCGTCTGCATGAACAAGGCATCCACAGAACCAAGAGTCAGGTGATTAGCAAATTAAAAACACTAATGTTACGGCTAAAATTTCTCAAAGTAAACGATCACCATAAACAAAGTGGAAGTGGCAGAATTTCCTGGGCCTATTTTGATCTTTGCCAGTCTATCTGGTGGTCTAGTCATTCTACAAACCCCGTGGCATTGTCCAGTAGTTTAAATTCAGTTGATCCTGAAACTAACGCCCCCGAGGACTCGTGTGAAGGAAGTACTTCGACTCAAATGACAGAATCTGAGGTACCACCTTCTGATGCTGAGCAGATGGACTGTGTTACAG GTTTCACTCAGTCACCAAGAAagaaggcaaaaaaaaacaaagatcaCATTGTTGACTCCATAACTACAGTGTTACACACTATGGAAACATCATTCAGAGAGCAAGAAGCACTCCGTGTTCAGGAGCAACGAGAGTATGATGAAATGTTGCGCAAAGAGGCAAAGGAAGAGCAGAAGGAAGAAAGGGCGAGCATGATGGCAATGTGGAAGGAGATGATGGAGTTCCAAGGGAACCTCCTAAAGGACATTATGATGCGTCCACCCCTAGCAACTTCTCTCCCCTTAAATCCACTGTACCAACATCCTCACAGCTTCAATTTTCCAAGCCCTAGTACTAGCTGCATGGTACCATATCACCCTCCAGGACAAGATGAAGATGCCTCTCACCATCCTCAGTTCAAACCTTCATTCTTGGAAGATTTGCaagactaa